CTGAAAAGTGACTCACCGGcatgttgtgtgtgtgtgtgtgtgtgtgtgggttGAATAACCCAGAATTTAATAGGATGGTCGTTTGACATTTCATGTATGTCATTATTTATCAGCATGACTTGAGTATTCAGACTGCTAATGGATTTATTCTTTTATGTTGTTTCCACAGGAAGAGTTGGAACAACTGGAAAAGATGGACAAGGCCTCAGCTGCATGCAAGGAGTAAGCATGATAGATCCTTAAATTGTTTGAGTTTTATCTAGAACGCTTGTTTTTCCCATGATCAATTTGTTAACCgacttttgttttgtactTCAGAATACTGAACAATGCAGAAACGAGGCCTGATCCATTACTCCCAGTGTAACACCTCTATTCTAGttctttgtttcattttctaaattcGCGGCCCTTTTCTTATTGTAATTTACTCTTGATTGACAGAACACATGGCCCTCTTAATCCATTCTGGGATCGATGGTTTGAAGGCCCCAAAGATTCAAAAGGTTGCAGATGCTGGATACTGTGATGATCATTGCTCAGTTTCAGGCTTCCATTATCATTTGTTCACAGAGGCTACGATTCAGACGTATCACAGATTTCGATTGTTGCTGTTATTCAGGAATGTTTTACTAGATGCTTCATTGTGCAGATGACAATTTATGGCAACGCTTCCATTCGTGTGCCTTTAATTTAGGGCAGTTGTGCAGAGTGTAGCAAGTTTTCAATTAAATGCTTCAGTGTTTTGGCAGAGCATAAACAATTTTCCAGGCATATCATATTGTTTAACGAAATGCTTAATGattcaaaatgtaaaatattccAAGCATTTGAAATTGGAAACAATCTACAAATTTGCTCAGAGCAAATAACATTGATGATACACAACTGACACTTTTACATCACTCATCCttgaaaatatatgaaaaatctcatctctgtctctctctctaccttCAACTGGGTGCTTTCCCTGTAACCCGCTGGGCAATCCAACCTAGACCATCATACAGGCCATCTCCTGTGAGGGCACAACAGGCT
The window above is part of the Prunus dulcis chromosome 1, ALMONDv2, whole genome shotgun sequence genome. Proteins encoded here:
- the LOC117630653 gene encoding guanine nucleotide-binding protein subunit gamma 2-like; the protein is MQSDGSESVSPTTQRLQSLSAADTRGKHRIQAELKRLEQEARFLEEELEQLEKMDKASAACKEILNNAETRPDPLLPVTHGPLNPFWDRWFEGPKDSKGCRCWIL